From Microcoleus sp. bin38.metabat.b11b12b14.051, one genomic window encodes:
- the bioA gene encoding adenosylmethionine--8-amino-7-oxononanoate transaminase produces MMTIDLEHDSSGSPIWQPFTQMKTAPTPLKVIRGKGSLLELEDGRQILDCISSWWVTIHGHSHPVLAEALYEQAKNLEHVIFAGFTHEPAEKLAEKLITHTPDSLTRIFFSDNGSTAVEVALKMAFQYWRNLGETNRTRFISFEGGYHGDTVGAMSAGRSSLWWEPFAPLMFAGDVVPFPATFDGDEEVESKEMRCLEKLESLLKGGNGYAGIFIEPLVQGAGGMRMCRPEFLRAIAQMARQFNVLLIYDEVMTGFGRTGELFASVKSATAPDILCLSKGLSGGCLPIAVTMASEDIYQAFWRDESDKAFYHGHSYTGNPLACAVSVASMELLEQNPNAYRGMESLHHKYLNQWLIDHPKLERIRTCGTIAAMDVKTASVSGYFNDIAPVLKARFLEAGFLLRPLGNTLYLMPPYCISPDELESIYRVIRQVLDTL; encoded by the coding sequence ATGATGACGATAGATTTAGAACATGATTCTTCTGGTTCACCGATTTGGCAGCCCTTCACCCAAATGAAAACTGCTCCTACACCGCTGAAGGTGATTCGCGGCAAAGGATCGCTGCTGGAATTAGAAGATGGGCGGCAAATTCTTGACTGCATTTCTAGTTGGTGGGTGACAATTCACGGGCACAGTCATCCGGTTCTCGCTGAGGCTCTTTACGAACAAGCAAAAAATTTAGAACACGTCATCTTTGCTGGATTTACTCACGAACCTGCCGAGAAACTTGCTGAAAAATTGATAACTCATACGCCTGATTCTTTAACGCGGATTTTCTTTTCTGATAATGGTTCGACTGCGGTTGAAGTGGCTTTGAAAATGGCGTTCCAATATTGGCGAAATCTGGGAGAAACTAACCGCACTAGGTTTATTAGTTTTGAGGGAGGTTATCATGGCGATACTGTGGGGGCGATGTCTGCGGGCAGAAGTTCGCTGTGGTGGGAACCTTTTGCGCCTTTAATGTTTGCTGGGGATGTTGTGCCTTTTCCTGCAACTTTTGACGGCGATGAGGAGGTGGAAAGCAAGGAGATGCGGTGTTTGGAGAAACTGGAGTCTTTGTTGAAGGGGGGGAATGGCTATGCGGGGATTTTTATTGAACCTTTGGTGCAAGGTGCTGGGGGAATGCGAATGTGCCGCCCTGAGTTTTTGCGGGCGATCGCACAAATGGCCCGCCAGTTTAATGTATTGTTGATTTACGATGAAGTGATGACGGGTTTTGGGCGCACGGGCGAACTGTTTGCCTCTGTTAAATCTGCAACTGCACCTGATATCCTGTGTTTGTCTAAAGGATTGTCTGGCGGCTGCTTGCCAATTGCTGTCACAATGGCATCGGAGGATATTTATCAAGCTTTCTGGCGAGATGAATCGGACAAAGCTTTTTATCACGGTCATTCTTACACCGGAAATCCCTTAGCTTGTGCGGTGAGTGTAGCATCTATGGAGCTTTTGGAGCAAAACCCAAATGCTTATCGAGGAATGGAAAGTCTACACCATAAATACCTGAATCAATGGCTGATCGATCATCCTAAACTCGAACGGATTCGGACTTGCGGTACTATCGCAGCAATGGATGTGAAAACGGCAAGCGTTTCCGGTTATTTTAATGACATCGCCCCTGTATTGAAAGCCAGATTTCTCGAAGCGGGTTTTCTGCTACGCCCCTTGGGAAACACGCTTTACTTGATGCCTCCCTACTGCATTTCTCCTGATGAATTAGAATCGATTTATCGAGTAATTCGTCAGGTTTTGGATACTTTGTAA
- a CDS encoding adenylate/guanylate cyclase domain-containing protein, translating to MSVRILSFLGFFKSRLSRQIALWVFASILVIEGIILVPSYFRRENELLNQLEQVSRVTVESLEVLLKEDIYDRTVLEEQVKNITKDSQVVLGLSIYQANHQLIYTLGEPPEINIDERNNNRIVRKKSANGQRYDIAWTERHLGGDYTLIVRHDASTVQPELYAFIGRIAALVIIISAFVTSVTMLFLGATVIAPILRLRDDLIAAGVALSKDREKPDFYSLSVKRDDELGEVMVAFNQMFQRVYKEIAQRKQAEEILRAEQEKSERLLLNILPEMIADRLKQGQINIADGFGEVTVLFADIVGFTEISSRTSPEELVKLLNKIFSAFDRLSEKYGLEKIKTIGDNYMVAGGLPLPSTNHAESIAEMAMEMQEEIMKFRDECGAPLNIRIGINSGPVVAGVIGTKKFIYDLWGDAVNTASRMESQGLPGKIQVSNSTYELLRDKYVLEKRGKINVKGKGVMTTYLLICRKL from the coding sequence ATGTCAGTGCGTATTTTATCATTCTTGGGTTTTTTCAAATCTCGATTGTCTAGGCAAATAGCTTTGTGGGTATTTGCTAGCATTTTGGTTATAGAGGGGATTATTTTAGTTCCCTCTTATTTTCGGCGAGAAAATGAGCTTTTAAATCAACTAGAACAGGTGTCTCGGGTGACTGTTGAGTCCCTAGAGGTTTTGCTCAAAGAAGATATTTACGATCGCACTGTGTTGGAAGAACAAGTTAAAAATATTACTAAGGATTCTCAAGTAGTATTAGGACTATCTATTTACCAAGCTAACCATCAGCTAATATATACACTTGGTGAACCACCAGAAATTAATATAGATGAACGAAATAATAATCGTATAGTTCGCAAAAAAAGTGCCAATGGCCAGCGCTATGATATTGCTTGGACAGAGCGACATTTAGGAGGAGATTATACGTTAATTGTTCGACATGATGCTTCTACTGTTCAACCGGAACTCTACGCATTTATCGGACGCATTGCTGCTCTAGTTATCATTATATCAGCTTTCGTCACTTCTGTGACTATGCTTTTTTTAGGGGCGACAGTAATTGCACCTATCTTGAGACTTCGCGATGACTTAATCGCTGCGGGAGTTGCTTTGAGCAAAGATCGAGAAAAACCTGATTTTTACTCTCTATCTGTCAAGCGCGATGACGAATTGGGAGAAGTCATGGTGGCTTTTAATCAAATGTTTCAGCGAGTATATAAGGAAATCGCCCAGCGGAAACAAGCTGAGGAAATATTGCGCGCCGAACAAGAAAAATCGGAACGCTTATTGCTAAATATCTTACCCGAAATGATTGCCGATCGCCTAAAACAAGGGCAAATCAATATTGCCGACGGATTTGGCGAGGTGACGGTGCTGTTTGCGGATATTGTCGGCTTTACGGAGATATCTTCCCGCACGTCTCCGGAAGAATTAGTCAAATTGCTCAACAAAATATTTTCAGCTTTCGATCGCTTAAGCGAAAAATACGGCTTAGAAAAAATTAAGACGATCGGTGACAATTATATGGTAGCAGGCGGTTTGCCGCTTCCCTCCACAAATCATGCAGAATCTATTGCCGAAATGGCGATGGAAATGCAGGAAGAAATCATGAAATTTCGCGACGAATGCGGTGCGCCTCTCAATATCCGCATTGGAATTAATAGTGGGCCTGTTGTCGCAGGTGTCATCGGCACTAAAAAGTTTATTTATGACTTGTGGGGAGATGCTGTGAATACTGCAAGCCGTATGGAATCGCAGGGACTTCCTGGAAAAATTCAAGTGAGTAACTCAACTTATGAGTTGCTGCGAGATAAGTATGTGTTGGAAAAACGGGGTAAAATTAATGTTAAAGGCAAAGGAGTAATGACGACTTATTTGCTGATTTGTCGGAAATTGTAG
- a CDS encoding trans-aconitate 2-methyltransferase: MNSDSTVSPAREIFPGEVFVNTADFDTGIRRLLPKYDEMLDVLVGCIASANHRILELGCGTGELSLKVLQRYPSASIVAVDYSRRMLDFARAKIESAGYASRWTGIELDFGEWANNPNFSGLGDKFNSGISSLAIHHLDDEMKLKLFQRIRESLAAGGCFWNADPVLAESAAMKDIYQAAREDWALSQGETLAAIRAKVGTSVSYGYSNPDRLATLAVQLEMLANAGFDTVAVPWKYYGMAVFGGFVS, from the coding sequence GTGAATTCTGACTCTACTGTCTCACCTGCGCGCGAAATTTTTCCGGGAGAAGTTTTCGTCAATACGGCGGATTTTGATACTGGTATTCGGCGACTTTTACCTAAATATGACGAAATGCTGGATGTATTAGTAGGCTGCATTGCTAGCGCTAACCACCGCATTTTAGAACTAGGCTGTGGTACGGGGGAACTGAGTTTAAAAGTTCTGCAACGCTACCCGTCTGCGTCAATAGTTGCTGTGGATTATTCGCGGCGAATGCTTGATTTTGCCCGCGCCAAAATAGAGTCGGCAGGATACGCTTCTAGGTGGACTGGTATAGAATTGGATTTTGGAGAATGGGCGAACAATCCAAATTTTTCTGGATTGGGGGATAAATTCAATTCAGGCATTTCATCTCTGGCAATTCATCATCTTGACGACGAAATGAAGCTGAAATTGTTTCAACGGATTCGCGAAAGTTTAGCTGCTGGTGGCTGTTTTTGGAATGCTGATCCGGTTTTGGCAGAATCCGCAGCAATGAAGGATATTTATCAAGCGGCGCGAGAAGATTGGGCGCTAAGTCAGGGGGAAACTTTAGCTGCAATTCGGGCAAAGGTGGGTACGAGTGTGTCCTATGGGTACTCTAATCCCGATCGCCTAGCGACACTTGCGGTACAGTTGGAAATGCTGGCAAATGCTGGATTTGACACTGTAGCAGTTCCTTGGAAATACTACGGTATGGCGGTGTTTGGGGGATTTGTTAGTTAA
- a CDS encoding ABC transporter permease — protein MSGTVTSPNNLKQQRSPSAAITPPNSSVLADFIQETLALTKRLFIQLQRRPSTLVAGIIQPLMWLVLFGALFKNAPAGLFGESQNYGQFLGAGVIVFTAFAGALNAGLPIMFDREFGFLNRLLVAPLASRFSIVLASAIFIVTLSFIQTGTIVTAGAFLGSGLPGIAGLGAIALIVLLLVLGVTGLSLGLAFALPGHVELIAVIFVTNLPLLFASTALAPLSFMPDWLQVVVTLNPLSYAIEPIRYLYLHSDWSLASVVMQAPWGTVTFGGALLVLLAFDLVALLSIQPLLRRRFA, from the coding sequence ATGAGCGGTACTGTCACATCCCCCAACAACCTCAAGCAGCAACGATCGCCCTCAGCGGCCATTACACCCCCCAACAGTTCCGTGTTGGCCGACTTTATACAAGAAACACTCGCCTTAACCAAGCGCCTGTTTATTCAACTACAGCGCCGCCCCTCCACCTTAGTTGCAGGAATTATTCAGCCGCTGATGTGGTTGGTTTTGTTCGGAGCTCTGTTTAAAAATGCACCCGCCGGCTTATTCGGCGAAAGCCAGAATTACGGACAATTTCTCGGCGCTGGCGTGATCGTTTTTACTGCATTTGCAGGGGCGCTGAATGCCGGTTTACCGATTATGTTCGATCGCGAATTCGGATTTCTCAACCGCCTATTAGTCGCGCCGCTGGCTTCGAGATTTTCCATCGTCCTCGCTTCGGCGATTTTCATCGTCACCCTCAGCTTTATCCAAACAGGCACAATCGTTACAGCGGGAGCCTTTCTGGGTTCGGGATTACCTGGAATTGCCGGACTAGGGGCGATCGCCCTGATTGTCCTACTATTAGTTTTGGGAGTCACCGGTTTAAGTCTCGGTTTAGCCTTCGCTCTCCCCGGCCACGTAGAATTAATCGCAGTGATTTTTGTTACCAACTTGCCGCTGTTATTTGCCAGCACAGCCCTCGCGCCGCTGTCATTTATGCCAGACTGGCTGCAAGTTGTCGTCACTCTCAATCCGCTGAGTTACGCGATCGAACCCATCCGCTATTTGTACCTCCACAGCGATTGGTCGCTAGCTAGCGTCGTGATGCAAGCTCCTTGGGGTACAGTTACCTTTGGAGGAGCCTTATTAGTGCTGCTGGCGTTTGATTTGGTGGCGCTCCTCAGCATTCAACCACTGCTACGGCGACGGTTTGCTTAA
- a CDS encoding Uma2 family endonuclease, whose product MTTTPTQLKKNLSFEQFVKQLPDEEGRYELVNGEIVRILPIRLHETLAEFLSDTFKDEVRRLKLNYWVSGRIMVRTLTSNGREQGRHPDVSVIDKTLWESKPFAHSAITEPLQLVVEVVSTNWEDDYIDKLDEYQRLGIPEYWIVDYLALGSRDYLGNPKVPTVFVYLLDENGVYKMTAFRGNERIISRTFPELALTAEQVLDV is encoded by the coding sequence ATGACCACAACTCCTACCCAACTTAAGAAAAACCTCAGTTTTGAGCAATTTGTCAAGCAACTTCCCGACGAAGAAGGCCGCTATGAACTTGTTAATGGAGAGATTGTGAGAATATTACCCATAAGATTGCACGAGACTCTGGCTGAATTTCTTTCAGATACTTTCAAAGACGAAGTGAGAAGACTCAAGCTCAACTACTGGGTATCTGGCAGAATTATGGTGAGGACTTTAACCTCAAATGGTAGAGAACAAGGCCGCCATCCTGATGTTAGTGTAATAGATAAAACTCTATGGGAATCGAAGCCTTTCGCCCACTCAGCCATAACTGAACCGCTGCAATTAGTTGTAGAAGTTGTATCGACAAATTGGGAAGATGATTATATTGACAAGCTGGATGAATATCAGCGCCTGGGAATTCCTGAATACTGGATTGTAGATTATTTAGCTTTGGGGAGTCGCGATTATTTGGGTAATCCGAAAGTACCTACAGTTTTTGTTTACTTGCTTGATGAAAATGGCGTTTATAAAATGACTGCTTTCCGAGGAAATGAGCGAATTATTTCCCGGACTTTTCCAGAATTAGCCCTGACAGCAGAACAAGTATTGGATGTGTAA
- a CDS encoding shikimate dehydrogenase: protein MIKGTTKLLGVIGHPIAHSLSPAMHNAAIAHLGVDFVYLPLPVKPQDLKAALVGFGAIDLRGFSITIPHKQAILPLLADVSPIARAIGAVNTVYRTDKGWCGTNTDVEGFLAPLQTSPTPPCSGGAEDDRPALESSDSPLYQATARGGSDWSQKVAVILGNGGAARAVVAGCAQLGCAEIHVVGRNAQNLAEFHDSWVTSPMPVQNLQVHTWDNLSMLMSQADLLVNTTPVGMYPHGEKSPVSAVALDRISAGAIVYDLIYTPNPTQFLKDAQLRGARAIDGLEMLVQQGAAALKIWLDTESVPVDVMRQALREHLGLD from the coding sequence ATGATTAAAGGCACTACTAAACTGCTCGGAGTAATTGGTCATCCGATCGCACATTCTCTGTCGCCGGCGATGCACAATGCTGCTATTGCCCATTTGGGAGTCGATTTTGTTTACCTCCCATTGCCGGTCAAACCACAGGACTTAAAAGCTGCTCTTGTAGGGTTTGGGGCGATCGACCTTCGGGGATTTAGCATCACGATTCCTCACAAACAAGCCATTTTACCGCTGCTGGCGGATGTTTCTCCGATCGCCCGGGCGATCGGCGCAGTCAATACAGTCTATCGAACTGACAAAGGTTGGTGCGGCACAAATACCGACGTAGAAGGCTTTCTCGCGCCGCTGCAAACTTCCCCAACTCCCCCTTGCTCAGGGGGGGCTGAAGACGATCGACCAGCCTTAGAAAGCTCTGATTCCCCCCTTTACCAAGCTACCGCTAGGGGGGGTTCCGATTGGAGTCAGAAAGTAGCGGTAATTTTGGGGAATGGCGGGGCGGCGAGGGCTGTTGTGGCTGGATGCGCTCAATTGGGATGTGCAGAAATTCACGTTGTCGGCCGCAACGCCCAAAATTTAGCAGAATTTCATGACAGTTGGGTAACTTCTCCGATGCCGGTGCAGAATTTGCAGGTGCATACTTGGGATAATTTGTCAATGTTAATGTCGCAGGCGGATTTGCTGGTGAACACTACGCCTGTAGGGATGTACCCGCACGGGGAAAAGTCGCCGGTTTCTGCTGTTGCGCTCGATCGAATTTCCGCAGGTGCGATCGTCTACGATTTAATTTACACCCCGAATCCTACTCAATTTCTCAAAGATGCACAGCTTCGGGGGGCGCGAGCCATTGACGGACTCGAAATGCTAGTTCAACAAGGAGCAGCCGCCTTAAAAATTTGGCTCGACACAGAATCAGTCCCCGTCGATGTGATGCGCCAAGCCTTGCGGGAGCATTTAGGTTTAGACTAA
- a CDS encoding ATP-binding protein yields the protein MELNLQKFYKACNPSYTLAVANAEDRQYYIDFSSVRGGTIVEQLERTISRLSPDSPTCQLFTGHIGSGKSTELLRLQAQLQEQGFHVVYFESSKDLDMADVDITDILLSVARQVSESIEKMKIKLQPTGFKALLKGVADVFQTQIDLKAEANVPGLGEFNASTEGEFSLSLGIGKITAKAKDAPNLRSELRQYLEPRTNVILDALNKELLEPANQELKRQGKQGLVVIIDNLDRIHLCTKPTGRMQPEYLFVDRGEQLARLNCHVVYTIPLVLIFSNDLGQLTNRFGVDPKVLPMVPVQLSDASECAEGIELLRQMVLARAFPTVQPSGRYALVGKIFDSGETLDRLCRVSGGHVRNLLQLLYSCLQKQDPPLSRETLENVIVQRRHQLSLAIEPDEWKLLRQVFATKTVSGETKYQILLRSLWVFEYRYGEDYWFDVNPILADAKEFQETEDAAQQL from the coding sequence ATGGAACTAAATTTACAGAAATTTTATAAAGCTTGCAATCCCAGCTACACCCTGGCTGTAGCCAATGCAGAAGACAGACAATATTATATCGATTTTTCCTCTGTGCGGGGCGGGACAATCGTAGAACAATTGGAGCGCACCATCAGCCGTTTGTCGCCCGACTCACCTACCTGTCAATTATTCACCGGTCACATCGGCTCGGGTAAATCCACAGAATTGCTGCGCCTGCAAGCTCAATTGCAGGAGCAAGGATTTCATGTGGTTTATTTTGAGTCGAGTAAAGACTTAGACATGGCTGATGTCGATATCACTGACATTTTGTTGAGCGTGGCTCGTCAGGTGAGCGAAAGTATTGAGAAAATGAAAATCAAGCTGCAACCGACGGGTTTTAAAGCTTTGCTCAAGGGGGTTGCTGATGTTTTTCAAACTCAAATAGATTTGAAGGCTGAAGCTAATGTCCCCGGTTTGGGTGAATTCAATGCTAGCACTGAGGGAGAGTTTTCTTTGTCTTTGGGAATTGGCAAAATTACTGCTAAGGCGAAAGATGCTCCGAATTTGCGATCGGAGTTGCGGCAATATTTGGAGCCGCGGACTAATGTAATTTTAGATGCGCTCAATAAGGAGTTGCTCGAACCGGCAAATCAAGAATTAAAGCGCCAAGGGAAACAGGGACTTGTGGTAATTATCGACAATCTCGATCGCATCCACCTGTGCACCAAACCAACGGGGCGGATGCAGCCGGAATATCTGTTTGTCGATCGCGGGGAGCAGTTGGCAAGACTAAATTGCCATGTCGTGTATACAATTCCTTTGGTGCTGATTTTCTCTAACGATTTGGGCCAGCTTACCAACCGTTTCGGGGTCGATCCGAAGGTTTTACCGATGGTTCCCGTGCAGTTGAGCGACGCTTCTGAGTGTGCAGAGGGTATCGAATTGCTGCGCCAGATGGTTCTAGCGCGGGCTTTTCCGACGGTGCAGCCTTCTGGGCGTTACGCTTTGGTTGGCAAAATTTTCGATTCCGGGGAAACTCTCGATCGCCTTTGTCGAGTTAGCGGTGGTCATGTCCGCAATTTGCTACAACTACTCTATAGCTGTCTGCAAAAACAAGACCCTCCTCTGTCGCGGGAAACTTTGGAAAACGTGATTGTCCAACGGCGCCACCAGCTTAGTTTAGCGATCGAACCCGATGAGTGGAAATTGCTGCGCCAAGTATTTGCTACCAAAACTGTCAGCGGGGAAACTAAGTATCAAATTTTGTTACGCAGTCTTTGGGTTTTTGAGTACCGTTACGGCGAAGATTACTGGTTTGATGTTAATCCGATTTTAGCTGATGCAAAGGAGTTTCAGGAAACAGAAGATGCGGCGCAACAGCTTTAA
- a CDS encoding type 1 glutamine amidotransferase domain-containing protein translates to MISQKVLIVLTSHDTLGDTGKETGFYLPEVTHPLDAFTRAGLTVDFVSPKGGKAPMVGIDLEDPLNKAFLDDSEQVLRVENTLNPAQIDPAQYGAIFYAGGHGTMWDFADNDRLAQMAAAIYEAGGIVGAVCHGPAALVNIKLSDGKYLVANKTVSAFTNEEEAAVGLTEIVPFLLESTLIERGAKFTKVPNFEVCVVASERLVTGQNPASAAGVGERMVELMQNLLTK, encoded by the coding sequence ATGATTAGCCAAAAAGTTCTGATTGTTTTAACCAGCCACGATACACTGGGCGATACTGGCAAAGAAACTGGTTTTTATCTTCCAGAGGTGACGCACCCGTTGGATGCTTTTACTCGGGCTGGATTAACCGTAGATTTTGTTAGTCCCAAAGGCGGCAAAGCCCCGATGGTTGGGATTGATTTGGAAGACCCCCTAAATAAGGCTTTCCTAGACGATTCCGAGCAGGTTTTGCGAGTCGAAAATACGCTTAATCCGGCACAAATTGATCCGGCACAATACGGTGCTATTTTCTATGCTGGCGGACATGGGACGATGTGGGATTTTGCTGATAACGATCGACTGGCCCAGATGGCGGCTGCTATTTATGAAGCAGGCGGAATTGTGGGTGCTGTCTGTCATGGGCCGGCCGCGTTAGTCAATATTAAGTTATCTGATGGCAAATACCTGGTTGCTAACAAGACTGTGAGTGCTTTTACTAATGAAGAGGAAGCCGCTGTGGGATTGACTGAGATAGTGCCGTTTTTGCTGGAGTCAACATTAATCGAACGCGGGGCGAAGTTTACCAAGGTTCCTAATTTTGAGGTTTGTGTGGTGGCGAGCGAGAGACTCGTCACAGGCCAAAACCCAGCTTCCGCCGCAGGTGTAGGCGAACGAATGGTAGAATTGATGCAAAATCTACTGACTAAATAA
- a CDS encoding LysR family transcriptional regulator, with product MINFEWYRSFIEVYRVGTVSGAAQVLHLTQPAVSQHVAALESALGNPLFQRTPRRMLPTEAGQRLYTQVAGAIEKLESVPHKNSTAETPQTIRIGTPPEYFTERMLDRLPRDDHRTFYTVQFGLTSELIPQLKAGKLDIVIATQKITLSDIEYQLLFEETFWLVGPPNLEIPIAEGISQADLNPLAQWLLTQQWIAYSEELPIARRFWRVVFGRRIDVQPKLIIPDLRAIRQAVASGFGFSILPDYLCEDWVKENRLTLVLKPEQAVTNRIFLAFRKSERQLPKIKRMLELYQLE from the coding sequence ATGATTAACTTTGAGTGGTATCGCAGCTTTATCGAGGTTTATCGGGTGGGAACAGTATCGGGTGCCGCCCAAGTTCTCCACCTCACCCAACCGGCTGTCAGCCAACACGTCGCAGCATTGGAGTCAGCTTTGGGGAATCCCTTATTTCAAAGGACTCCGAGGCGAATGCTTCCTACAGAAGCGGGACAACGACTGTATACTCAAGTTGCTGGTGCGATCGAGAAACTGGAATCAGTTCCCCACAAAAACTCAACAGCCGAAACTCCGCAAACCATTAGAATCGGTACGCCGCCAGAATATTTTACCGAACGAATGCTCGATCGACTCCCTAGGGACGATCATCGCACTTTTTACACAGTACAATTTGGCTTAACATCAGAATTAATCCCACAACTCAAAGCCGGAAAACTCGACATCGTAATTGCCACACAAAAAATTACTTTATCCGATATAGAATATCAATTATTGTTCGAGGAGACTTTTTGGCTTGTCGGCCCGCCCAATCTAGAAATTCCGATTGCTGAAGGCATCAGCCAAGCAGACTTAAATCCCCTCGCTCAATGGCTGCTAACCCAACAATGGATTGCTTACAGCGAAGAATTGCCGATCGCCCGCCGCTTTTGGCGCGTCGTATTTGGCAGAAGAATCGACGTTCAACCCAAACTAATAATTCCCGATTTAAGAGCAATTAGACAAGCCGTTGCATCAGGATTTGGCTTCAGCATTCTTCCCGACTACTTGTGTGAAGATTGGGTCAAAGAAAATCGATTGACACTTGTGCTTAAACCTGAACAGGCTGTTACTAATCGCATTTTTCTGGCTTTTAGGAAATCTGAAAGACAGTTGCCAAAAATCAAACGGATGCTAGAATTATACCAACTTGAATAA